In Pyramidobacter piscolens W5455, a genomic segment contains:
- a CDS encoding DUF362 domain-containing protein, translating into MGNKKSIVWFAPFTSGVSKVDVLKKAVEAVDFKKTVAKDALTAVKLHFGEKGNDTYLRPIFIRAVVDEVKKCGGKPFLVDSNTLYVGSRKNSVDHLITAIENGFGYEVTGAPLIIADGLKSNDFREVEIDGQYFQKVEVSSAVAEADALIVVSHFKGHVAAGYGGTIKNLAMGCAPARGKKAQHAVHLEVDEEKCIGCGRCFRNCPGHAITMEKDAAGKTTSHIHAEPCLGCCECMTVCPTQAVGMIWTADEDKSSFNCRMAEYAWGAIKDKTRPLFINVMMDITPLCDCCGWSDTPIVPNIGIAASTDPVALDKACYDMVMAASGSAVEEHHFHEGDDKFQLLHPAAAPHAQFEHGAKIGMGSLDYELRTIHIEEGEGE; encoded by the coding sequence ATGGGAAATAAAAAGTCGATCGTCTGGTTCGCGCCCTTTACGTCCGGCGTCAGCAAGGTGGACGTGCTGAAAAAGGCCGTCGAGGCCGTGGATTTCAAAAAGACCGTCGCCAAGGACGCGCTCACGGCCGTAAAGTTGCACTTTGGCGAGAAAGGCAACGACACCTATCTGCGCCCCATCTTTATCCGCGCCGTCGTGGACGAGGTCAAGAAGTGCGGCGGCAAGCCGTTTCTCGTCGACAGCAACACGCTCTACGTGGGCAGCCGCAAGAATTCCGTCGATCACCTGATCACCGCCATCGAGAACGGCTTCGGCTACGAAGTCACCGGAGCGCCGCTGATCATCGCCGACGGCCTGAAGAGCAACGATTTCCGCGAGGTGGAGATCGACGGCCAGTACTTCCAAAAGGTCGAAGTCTCGTCCGCCGTCGCCGAAGCCGACGCGCTCATCGTCGTCTCGCACTTCAAGGGACATGTGGCGGCCGGCTACGGCGGCACGATCAAGAACCTCGCCATGGGCTGCGCGCCGGCCCGCGGCAAAAAGGCCCAGCACGCCGTCCATCTCGAAGTCGACGAGGAAAAGTGCATCGGCTGCGGACGCTGCTTCCGCAACTGCCCCGGGCACGCCATCACGATGGAGAAGGACGCCGCCGGCAAAACGACGTCGCATATCCACGCCGAACCGTGTTTGGGATGCTGCGAGTGCATGACCGTCTGTCCCACCCAGGCCGTCGGCATGATCTGGACGGCCGACGAGGACAAGTCGAGCTTCAACTGCCGCATGGCCGAGTACGCCTGGGGCGCGATCAAAGACAAAACACGCCCGCTGTTCATCAACGTCATGATGGACATCACGCCGCTGTGCGACTGCTGCGGCTGGAGCGACACTCCCATCGTCCCCAACATCGGCATCGCCGCCAGCACCGATCCCGTGGCGCTTGACAAAGCCTGCTACGACATGGTCATGGCCGCTTCGGGGTCGGCTGTGGAAGAACATCATTTCCACGAAGGCGACGACAAGTTCCAGCTTCTTCATCCGGCCGCCGCGCCGCACGCCCAGTTCGAGCACGGCGCGAAGATCGGCATGGGCTCGTTGGACTACGAGCTGAGGACGATCCACATCGAAGAAGGCGAAGGCGAATAG
- a CDS encoding mechanosensitive ion channel domain-containing protein: MKKIFPFAAALLFACAFVRPAGAVDALSVVTGGAEPAEGAASADQTAAKDEIPQPYVPSAADAEACNKRLAEVERLFAEWEHLTTDEAAARFGVTAEDVTRRIETLTLLKNAYPRIINAISRKKQDDADLARQKGDTSSPELSLNDKPPYKLSYYDSYIGNLDDIRKQIDDAKESLARFDSYAAASQKLVEEREASWRLARDNYQKDQNQKTSWQLQGAAYLLESARTQLILDGFEKERAATALAKYELQYQRRGYLQKYIRENLDLSAEGFAAQIAALNAEIKKLEDSRPALNRQLKQAEAAAETAEMRYAAVADDKDKGAAQLEMSYRTAERDRYRLQLEQLQETLVLYAERKRLWTLRYDLGRGAVDETTIPAVVKNMNAEIKTLENNLLDVQKDLLSLQSRQSAISKMLDSEMTEAKYLPGLKKYSSAVQASIDSCLSYTAAVISLSAQERAFVGELQETYKTVSTFDKIHAFWKTHAATLLNTELWQSGGYAVRLKEFLIALAIIVFGTWGARKLVHMFSWVVGKYFKFDETSRRTFDRFVFYLAGIAIFLTALHIVGIPLTAFAFLGGAVAIAIGFGAQNMFKNLMGGILLTLNRPFRIGDVIEVAGVSGTVTDLGVRSTLIRTFDEKEVVVPNSQLLDNQLINWSLSDALLRVSVDFGVEYGTPAKKVKDVVLRIADANPKILKNPAPWVYFADFGDSELNFSLYFWVNQKIASGMKVSSELREAIQEVFAQEGLRMAYPHMDVSISSAGEKQRTLQSQNL; this comes from the coding sequence ATGAAAAAAATCTTCCCGTTCGCCGCCGCGCTTTTGTTCGCGTGCGCTTTCGTCCGGCCGGCCGGAGCCGTCGACGCGCTGTCGGTCGTCACCGGCGGCGCGGAGCCCGCCGAAGGGGCGGCGTCCGCCGACCAGACCGCCGCCAAAGACGAAATCCCCCAGCCCTACGTCCCTTCCGCCGCCGATGCGGAAGCCTGCAACAAGCGCCTCGCCGAGGTCGAACGGCTTTTCGCCGAATGGGAACACCTCACCACCGACGAAGCCGCCGCCCGTTTCGGCGTCACCGCCGAAGACGTCACCCGCCGCATTGAGACCCTGACGCTGCTCAAAAACGCTTACCCGCGCATCATCAACGCCATCAGCCGCAAAAAGCAGGACGACGCCGATCTGGCCCGACAGAAGGGCGACACCAGTTCGCCCGAACTGTCGCTGAACGACAAACCGCCTTACAAGCTCAGCTACTACGATTCCTACATCGGCAACCTCGACGATATCCGCAAACAAATCGACGACGCCAAAGAAAGTCTGGCGCGTTTCGACTCGTACGCCGCGGCCTCGCAAAAGCTCGTCGAGGAGCGCGAAGCGTCGTGGCGTCTTGCCCGCGACAACTACCAGAAAGACCAGAATCAGAAAACTTCCTGGCAGCTTCAGGGCGCCGCGTATCTGCTGGAAAGCGCCCGGACCCAGCTGATTCTCGACGGTTTCGAAAAAGAACGCGCCGCTACCGCCCTCGCGAAATACGAGCTGCAGTATCAGCGCCGCGGCTATCTGCAAAAATATATCCGCGAGAACCTCGACCTGAGCGCGGAGGGTTTCGCCGCCCAGATCGCCGCGCTGAACGCCGAGATCAAAAAGCTGGAAGACTCGCGTCCGGCCTTGAACCGCCAGCTCAAACAGGCGGAAGCCGCCGCCGAGACCGCCGAGATGAGATACGCCGCCGTCGCCGACGACAAAGACAAAGGCGCCGCCCAACTGGAAATGAGCTATCGCACCGCCGAGCGCGACCGCTACCGCCTGCAGCTCGAACAGCTTCAGGAGACGCTGGTGCTCTACGCCGAGCGCAAGCGCCTGTGGACTCTGCGCTACGACCTGGGCCGTGGCGCCGTCGACGAAACGACCATTCCCGCCGTCGTCAAAAACATGAACGCCGAAATCAAAACCCTCGAAAACAACCTGCTCGACGTACAGAAGGATCTGCTCTCGCTGCAGAGCCGCCAGTCCGCTATCAGCAAGATGCTCGACAGCGAAATGACCGAGGCCAAATATCTGCCGGGGCTGAAAAAATACAGCTCCGCCGTGCAGGCCTCTATCGACAGCTGCCTCAGTTACACCGCCGCCGTCATCTCGCTGTCCGCGCAGGAACGCGCTTTCGTCGGCGAACTGCAGGAGACCTACAAGACCGTGTCCACCTTCGACAAGATCCACGCCTTCTGGAAAACGCACGCCGCCACGCTGCTGAACACCGAACTGTGGCAGAGCGGCGGCTACGCCGTGCGCCTCAAGGAATTTCTGATCGCGCTCGCCATCATCGTCTTCGGCACGTGGGGGGCCCGCAAACTGGTGCACATGTTCTCGTGGGTCGTGGGCAAATATTTCAAGTTCGACGAGACCAGCCGCCGCACCTTCGACCGTTTCGTGTTCTACCTCGCCGGCATCGCCATCTTCCTGACGGCGCTGCACATCGTCGGCATCCCGCTGACGGCCTTCGCGTTCCTCGGCGGCGCCGTCGCCATCGCCATCGGTTTCGGCGCTCAGAACATGTTCAAGAACCTCATGGGCGGCATCCTGCTGACGCTCAACCGCCCCTTCCGCATCGGCGACGTCATCGAAGTGGCCGGCGTCTCCGGCACCGTCACCGACCTGGGCGTGCGCTCCACACTGATCCGCACGTTCGACGAAAAGGAAGTCGTCGTCCCCAACAGCCAGCTGCTCGACAACCAGCTCATCAACTGGAGCCTGTCCGACGCGCTGCTGCGGGTCAGCGTCGATTTCGGCGTCGAGTACGGCACGCCGGCGAAGAAAGTCAAGGACGTGGTCCTGCGCATCGCCGACGCCAACCCCAAGATCCTCAAGAATCCCGCTCCGTGGGTCTATTTCGCCGATTTCGGCGACAGTGAGCTCAACTTCTCGCTTTACTTCTGGGTCAACCAGAAGATCGCCAGCGGCATGAAAGTCAGCAGCGAACTCCGCGAGGCCATCCAGGAAGTCTTCGCGCAGGAAGGGTTGCGCATGGCCTACCCGCACATGGACGTGAGCATTTCCAGCGCCGGCGAAAAACAGCGAACATTACAGTCGCAGAATCTTTAA
- a CDS encoding TetR/AcrR family transcriptional regulator, with protein sequence MINYTEKAIHDTFVQILKETNYGKLTVKNITDRCEISRNTFYYYYDSIQSLMEAVLKEWLAPVGEDRELNGLYDSVASLVSNCLAHRREILRIFHSVYKTILMRDIETFVKHGAARFVREKQQNHPFYEKDRTTLVSFYEHVLMGFFMYWLHDGMNSDIRSFTSVLDVFFSPRAASEGANESEPSPKSSSGGDNG encoded by the coding sequence ATGATTAATTACACAGAGAAAGCGATTCACGATACGTTCGTGCAGATCCTTAAGGAGACCAATTACGGCAAGCTTACGGTGAAGAACATTACCGATCGCTGCGAGATCAGCCGCAACACCTTTTATTATTACTACGACAGCATTCAATCGCTGATGGAAGCGGTACTGAAGGAATGGCTGGCGCCTGTCGGCGAGGACCGCGAACTAAACGGCCTGTACGACAGCGTGGCGTCGCTGGTGAGCAATTGTTTGGCCCATCGCAGAGAGATTCTGCGGATTTTTCACTCGGTCTACAAGACGATCCTGATGCGGGATATTGAGACGTTTGTGAAGCACGGTGCCGCGCGATTCGTACGGGAAAAGCAGCAGAACCATCCCTTTTATGAAAAGGATCGCACAACGCTGGTTTCATTCTATGAGCATGTATTGATGGGATTTTTTATGTACTGGTTGCACGATGGCATGAACTCTGATATTCGTTCCTTCACGTCGGTGCTGGACGTGTTTTTTTCGCCGCGCGCCGCTTCGGAAGGAGCGAATGAATCTGAACCGTCGCCGAAAAGCTCGAGCGGCGGGGATAATGGATAA
- a CDS encoding porin, protein MSMKKMLAVVAAASLAAVAAPAFAANPFSDVPMNHWAYDAVEQLSAKGILEGYPNGTFKGNRAMTRYEIATMVARMMATGGLSGEDLEKLKALVVEFQPELEALGVKVDGFDSRLSALEKGLGGLRIWGQLRFDYHGWDNDGGSGVMDDGFQYNRARLFMHKDLSDGVSFEMRWHDDKIDRYWVTVKDLFGAEGLTAKLGAFANDWENEDGLHVTTPMWDDESNFFDTTIRGADLKYNRGGLTVEGFAASNVGAGDKGVYTDNVGDEVYGARLKYESERFFVSANGYWFNGDGTGDAKDLNMDAYWFGLGFNFGQGLKLSGAYFMEDIDDAVDDDPKAWKVILDVSQDVLKFTDLRAEYMQYDKGWIYQNGAAPFTLNTNFDINKISGSSPIAEDLEVWKVSAVQMWGAKFSTYERYGKYDMDDYGDAKEWTVGVGYQYSPNLAFYLDYTDFDGRMNGTTVDPTYDNNLVRFRTFLNF, encoded by the coding sequence ATGAGTATGAAGAAAATGCTCGCCGTAGTGGCCGCCGCGTCGCTGGCGGCCGTAGCCGCGCCCGCGTTCGCCGCGAATCCGTTCAGCGACGTGCCGATGAACCACTGGGCGTACGACGCCGTGGAGCAGCTGAGCGCGAAGGGCATCCTGGAAGGTTATCCGAACGGCACGTTCAAGGGCAACCGCGCCATGACCCGCTACGAGATCGCGACGATGGTGGCGCGCATGATGGCTACGGGCGGCCTGAGCGGCGAAGACCTGGAGAAACTCAAGGCGCTGGTGGTGGAGTTCCAGCCCGAGCTGGAAGCGCTGGGCGTGAAAGTGGACGGCTTCGACAGCCGCCTCTCCGCGCTTGAGAAGGGCCTCGGCGGCCTGAGGATCTGGGGGCAGCTGCGCTTCGACTATCACGGTTGGGATAACGACGGCGGTTCCGGCGTGATGGACGACGGCTTCCAGTACAACCGTGCCCGTCTGTTCATGCACAAGGATCTGTCTGACGGCGTGAGCTTTGAAATGCGTTGGCACGACGATAAGATCGACCGCTACTGGGTCACCGTCAAGGATCTGTTCGGCGCCGAAGGGCTGACTGCCAAGCTGGGCGCTTTCGCCAACGACTGGGAAAACGAAGACGGCCTGCATGTGACCACGCCGATGTGGGATGACGAATCCAACTTCTTCGATACCACGATCCGCGGCGCCGATCTGAAGTACAACCGTGGCGGCCTCACCGTCGAGGGCTTTGCCGCCAGCAACGTCGGAGCGGGCGATAAGGGCGTTTACACCGACAACGTCGGCGACGAAGTTTACGGAGCCCGCCTGAAGTACGAGAGCGAACGTTTCTTCGTCAGCGCCAACGGCTATTGGTTCAACGGCGACGGCACGGGGGACGCCAAGGACCTGAATATGGATGCTTATTGGTTCGGACTCGGTTTCAACTTCGGCCAGGGACTGAAGCTCAGCGGCGCTTACTTCATGGAAGATATCGACGACGCTGTTGACGATGATCCCAAGGCCTGGAAGGTCATCCTCGACGTCAGCCAGGACGTGCTGAAATTCACCGACCTGCGCGCCGAGTACATGCAGTATGACAAGGGCTGGATCTATCAGAACGGCGCCGCTCCCTTCACGCTGAACACCAATTTCGACATCAACAAAATCAGCGGCTCTTCGCCCATCGCCGAAGATCTTGAAGTCTGGAAGGTTTCCGCTGTCCAGATGTGGGGCGCGAAATTCAGCACGTACGAGCGTTATGGAAAGTACGATATGGACGACTACGGAGACGCCAAGGAGTGGACCGTCGGCGTTGGTTATCAGTACAGCCCGAACCTGGCCTTCTATCTTGACTACACCGATTTCGACGGCCGCATGAACGGCACTACGGTTGATCCGACGTACGATAACAATCTGGTCCGTTTCCGCACATTCCTGAACTTCTAA
- a CDS encoding helix-turn-helix domain-containing protein, which translates to MSGVKQTSKEQRLEIVNYCIDHGADYLQAIRKYGVSYGQVYSWVSKFRKYGERGLDDLRGTGRSHKESPPMGELERLKVENRCLKASIRNLKAERRMLKKHVKYLERKETSSCE; encoded by the coding sequence ATGAGCGGGGTAAAACAGACGAGCAAAGAGCAGCGACTGGAGATCGTGAACTATTGCATTGATCACGGCGCCGACTACCTTCAAGCCATTCGCAAGTACGGCGTCAGTTATGGTCAGGTATATTCTTGGGTCAGCAAGTTCCGCAAATACGGCGAGCGCGGTCTCGACGATCTTCGCGGAACGGGGCGCAGCCATAAGGAAAGCCCGCCCATGGGCGAGCTGGAACGCTTGAAAGTGGAAAACCGCTGTCTGAAGGCCAGCATCAGAAACTTGAAAGCCGAACGCCGCATGCTGAAAAAGCACGTGAAATATCTCGAACGAAAAGAGACTTCCAGCTGCGAGTAG
- a CDS encoding YhcH/YjgK/YiaL family protein, with protein sequence MIYAHIDDAGNYGGLGEVFAWAVRQLARADLKDLPAGRTELIPGKAWFSIDEPETKPLEQALFEAHREFVDVQMTIAGDELIGCAPLGRVTPLGEYDEKRDIQFFRGEGLVLDCTGGMFAVFFPEDAHRPCVAPGTPRRIRKIVAKIHRSLIPHGELP encoded by the coding sequence ATGATTTACGCGCATATCGACGACGCGGGGAATTACGGCGGCCTCGGCGAGGTCTTCGCCTGGGCCGTGCGCCAGCTGGCCCGCGCCGATCTGAAAGATTTGCCGGCCGGCAGGACGGAGCTGATCCCCGGCAAGGCGTGGTTTTCCATCGACGAGCCGGAGACGAAGCCGCTCGAGCAGGCGCTTTTCGAGGCGCACCGCGAGTTCGTGGACGTGCAGATGACGATCGCCGGAGACGAACTGATCGGCTGCGCGCCGCTGGGCCGGGTGACGCCGCTTGGGGAGTACGACGAAAAGCGCGACATCCAGTTCTTCCGCGGCGAAGGGCTGGTGCTGGACTGCACGGGCGGCATGTTCGCCGTCTTCTTCCCCGAAGACGCCCATCGTCCCTGCGTGGCGCCGGGGACGCCGCGGCGGATCCGCAAGATCGTGGCGAAGATCCACCGCTCGCTGATCCCTCACGGGGAATTGCCGTAG
- a CDS encoding HD domain-containing protein — protein MISKGLMELIFSASSIERWNDHPRTAQFTEIDKQAHKAMIAYFIARAEEDRGRAVDWNRLIANGAFSFLHRVLVTDIKPPVFHRLMQDRAQQRQLNDWVYAQLEPLLSPLDYPLCEQCRAYLGSEPDSLEDRILGAAHYIATRWEFGFIYYWSKPLYGIEKTREEIMGEIEKYRDLAAVSDILSSEGGAFNDLISLVGQLQFQKRWAQIQRLPPTSVLGHLLVVALLSWLISLEIGAGARRRRNDFYGGLFHDLPEVLTRDIISPVKRSVKGLDELVKKLERRGVEENLFPLLPPAWRDDVLYMVMDEFENRVRTNGRVRIIGRDLAGAEGRDEMDPVDGRVIEVCDKLSAYIEARESIRIGVRPAALEEASMRLYDSFASRRVAGYEVKALFDSFK, from the coding sequence ATGATTTCAAAAGGCCTGATGGAATTGATTTTTTCCGCATCGAGCATCGAGCGTTGGAACGACCATCCGCGCACGGCCCAGTTCACCGAGATCGACAAGCAGGCGCACAAGGCGATGATCGCCTATTTCATCGCCCGCGCCGAGGAGGACCGCGGCCGCGCCGTCGATTGGAACCGGCTCATCGCCAACGGCGCGTTCAGCTTTTTGCACCGCGTGCTCGTCACCGACATCAAGCCGCCCGTCTTCCACCGCCTCATGCAGGACCGTGCGCAGCAGCGTCAGCTCAACGATTGGGTCTACGCCCAGCTCGAGCCGCTGTTGTCGCCGCTCGATTATCCGCTGTGCGAGCAGTGCCGCGCCTATCTCGGCTCGGAGCCCGACAGCCTCGAAGACCGCATCCTCGGCGCCGCACACTATATCGCCACGCGCTGGGAGTTCGGCTTCATCTACTATTGGAGCAAGCCGCTGTACGGCATCGAAAAAACGCGCGAAGAGATCATGGGCGAGATCGAAAAATACCGCGATCTGGCCGCGGTGAGCGACATCCTTTCGTCGGAGGGCGGCGCCTTCAACGACCTGATCAGCCTCGTCGGGCAGCTGCAGTTCCAGAAACGCTGGGCGCAGATCCAGCGCCTGCCGCCCACGTCGGTGCTCGGCCATCTGCTCGTGGTCGCGCTGCTGAGCTGGCTCATCTCGCTCGAAATCGGCGCGGGCGCGCGGCGGCGGCGCAACGACTTTTACGGCGGCCTCTTCCACGACCTGCCCGAGGTGCTGACGCGCGACATCATTTCGCCCGTGAAGCGCTCCGTCAAGGGGCTCGACGAGCTGGTCAAAAAGCTGGAACGCCGCGGCGTCGAAGAGAACCTGTTCCCGTTGTTGCCGCCGGCGTGGCGCGACGACGTGCTCTACATGGTCATGGACGAGTTCGAAAACCGCGTCCGCACGAACGGCCGCGTGCGCATCATCGGCCGCGACCTCGCCGGCGCCGAGGGGCGCGACGAGATGGACCCCGTCGACGGCCGCGTCATCGAAGTTTGCGACAAGCTGTCGGCCTACATCGAAGCGCGCGAATCGATCCGCATCGGCGTGCGCCCCGCGGCGCTCGAAGAAGCGTCCATGCGCCTGTACGATTCTTTCGCCTCGCGCCGGGTGGCCGGCTACGAGGTGAAGGCGCTTTTCGACAGTTTCAAATAA